GCCCAGCCGATCATGTCATAGTTCACCAGAAGGATGACCAGTGCCGCACCGACATAGAGAATGCCCATGAACGGCACCACCTTCTCGGTCACATTGGCGATCGACTTGATGCCGCCGACAATCACCGCGAAGACAACAGCCGCAAACACGATACCCGTGATCCAGCCCGGATAGTCGCCAACGATACCGGCAATCTGCGCATGGGCCTGATTGGCCTGGAACATGTTGCCGCCACCAAAGGCGCCGAGGATACAGAAGATCGAGAACAGCACCGCCAGGATCTTGCCGCCTGGAAGCCCGAGTTCGGCAAAGCCCTTCGAGATGTAATACATCGGACCGCCGGAGACCGTGCCGTCCTCATATTCGTTGCGGTACTTCACACCCAGGGTACACTCGGTGAACTTCGAGGCCATGCCGAGCAATCCGGCAAGGATCATCCAGAATGTCGCACCCGGACCGCCGATGCCCACGGCAACCGCGACACCGGCAATGTTGCCAAGCCCCACCGTTCCCGACAGCGCCGTCGCCAGTGCCTGGAAATGGCTGACCTCACCCGCATCATTCGGATCGGAATAGTCGCCCTTCACCAGCCCTATGGAATGCGCGAAGAAGCGGAACTGCACAAACCCGAAATAGATGGTGAATACCGAGGCTGCGATTACCAGCCACATCACAATCCAGGGAAAACCGGTTCCCGGGATCGGTGCAAAAATGAAACTGACAAACGGGCCGGTGACGGCGGCGAAGACCTCATTGACCTGCTGGTCGAAGGACATCGCTTCCTGAGCTTGAGCCACACTGGTCAGCCCTGTTGCCGCAACAGTCAACGGCATGATTTTACGAAGAAAAGTCATAATCATCCCCTCAGTTGACGACGGTGACAGGTACGGAGGCCTGCATCACGAGATTGGAAGTTGCGCTGCCGAAGATGCGCTTTGCAAAGCCGCCTTCCGACGACCGCCCGACCACGATCTGTTCGGCAGCCTCTTCTTCAGCAACCATCATCAGAATGGAAGCCACATCGCCATGCCGCACCTTGCCCGAAGCCTTGACGCCGTCGGCATGCAGCTTGGCCACAGCAGGATCGACCACCCGCTGCATCGCTGTTGAAATCTCCTCTTCACGACGCTTGTGACGCTGCTCGTTTTCTTCCGCTGTCTGGAAGGAATAAGGCGACCACTCGACGACATAAACGAGCAGAAGCTCACAGTCCCCGATCAGCCCCGCCAGCTTTCGTGCATAGGTCACGGCCCTGTCGCCGGACCCGTGGCCATCCAGGCCAACAATCAATTTTGTTCCCATTTCATGTCCCTCTCTGTTGTTTTTACAACCAGGCCGACACCGGGAAACACAACCCGCTTTGATCAATTATTGAAATAAAACCCGGCCCTGGCTGACAACTGCAATACGGGTTGCCCCCCAATAGCAATACTAGTCGAAAGGACTAGCCGATGGGCCTTTTGTTGGTCTATATTCAAGACATTAGGCCATTTTTCAGGCTCAAAATGGGAAAAAAGACCAAATGAGAAGGGTATTAGACCATATCGATCGGCGCATTCTCAACGAACTTCAGGCCAATGGCAGGATCTCCATTGTGGACCTGGCAGAGCGCGTGCACCTGACCAAGACCCCGTGCTCGGAGCGGGTGAAGCGGCTCGAACGCGAAGGTGTCATTTCAGGCTATGGGGCTACGATTGCGCCCACAGAGGTCGACATGGGCCATGTCATGATCGTGCATGTGAACCTGTCGAAAACCAGCGACAGTTCGCTTGAGGACTTCAACCGTGCGGTCAAACTCATTCCCGAAGTTCAGATGTGCCTGATGATTGCCGGCCCCTTTGACTACATGCTCAAGGTTAGGACACGTGACATCAATCAGTTCCGGATACTGCTTGGCGATCAGATTTCCCAGCTTCCATCGGTCTCACAGACCCACTCTTTCGCGGTCATGGAGTCAGTCAAGGAAACCAAGGTGATCGAACTGCCGGCCTAGACCAATTCCGGCGGGAATACCCCGCAGCCCATCCGGTCAAACTCCATCTCAAGCAATTTCACCAACACAAGCACGTGCGCCAATGTCACAGAGCCGCGCATAGGCTTTCGTGAGCGGCACCGGCAGGGCCTCTGCCATCTGCGCGCTGAAGACCTCACGGACACCGAGCAAGGCCGCGACCTTTTCCTCCGGTGTCCCGGCCTGACCGGAAAGCGCGCGCAGTCTCTCCGCCAGCGGATCCTTGACCTCTATCGGTTCACCTTTTTCATCGATCCCGCCGACATAGCGCATCCATCCGGCCACCGCGAGCACAAGTCCCGGGCTCTCGCGGCCAGCAGAGAGATTGTCGGAAATCGTGCCCAGGATGCGCTGCGGCAACTTCTGGCTGCCATCCATGGCGATCTGCCAGGTCCGGTGGCGAATGGCAATGTTGGAGTAACGCTCAAACAGCGCATCCGCATAGGCCGCGAGATCCACACCGTCCGGCGCCTTGAAGGAAGGAATGATCTCCTCGCGCCAAAGCCGTTTGACGAACCGGGCAAAGGCCGGATCGGCGACCGCATCGGAAATGGTTTCGTGGCCGGCCAGATAGCCGAGATAGGCCAGCGAGGAATGGGTGCCGTTGAGCATCCTGAGCTTCATGAGCTCATAGGCGGTGACATCCCGAACCAGTTCGGCGCCGGCGACGGCCAGATCGGGGCGCGCCTTGTCGCCATAGGAAGGCACGAAATCATCCTCGATCACCCATTGCCGGAACGGTTCACACATCACCGGCGCCTGGTCCAGATAACCCAGTTTCCGGCCAAGACTTGCGACATCCTCCGGTTTGGTCGCGGGGGTAATCCGATCAACCATCGTGGATGGGAACCGGCCCTGTTCGCCGATCCAGCCGGCAAGCGCGGGATCAATCTGTTGGGCCAGATCGATGACCGCCCGGCGAACCAGCTTGCCATTTTCGGGAAGGTTGTCGCAGGTCAGAACGGTGAACGGCGGCACGCCCGCCTCGCGTCGCCGCTGCAAGGCCCGGACCAGAAATCCCGGCGCCGACCTTGGAAGAGCATTTGACAGATCATGCCGGATGTCGGGGTGATCAAGCTTCAGCATTCCGGTTGCCGGATCGTGGCAATAGCCCTTTTCAGTCACCGTCAGTGACACAATCCGGATTGCCGGATCTGCCATTGCGGCAACCACGGCTTCCGGATCCTCAGGCGCGACCAGCACATCGCGGATGATTTCGACGGTCCGGTGGCTTTCCGTGCCATCATTGTTCTGGGTGACCGCATTGTAGACGAAATCCTGCCCGGCAAGCTTGTCACGGGTGCCTGCGCTTTGCAGGCTCACGCCAATGATCCCCCAGTCGCCACCGGACGTGCGAACGGCATCTTCAATGTAGATCGCGCCGAAGGCCCGGAAAAAGGCACCGAGACCGAGATGAACGATGCCTGCACCAACCTTGGGGGCAGCAGACCGGCGAAGCCTTTCGGGATCAGCGGGCAAGCCATCCTCCATCGACATTGAGAACCGCACCATGGATGTATTTGGCAGCCGGCGACGCCAGGAACACGGCAGCCTCGCCGATATCGTCCGGCTCGCCCCAGCGCCCGGCCGGAATCCGCTCGAGGATCGCCTTGTTGCGATCGGGATCGTTGCGCAGCGCCTCTGTGTTGTTGGTCTCGATATAGCCCGGAGCAATGGCGTTCACATTGATGCCCTTTGCGGCCCATTCATTGGCCAGGAGCTTGGTGATCCCCGCAACACCGTGCTTTGCAGCCGTGTAAGAGGCAACCCGGATCCCGCCCTGAAACGACAGCAGCGACGCGATATTGACGATGGACCCGGCTCCACCACGGGCCAGTACCGCCTTGCCGAAGGCCTGACAGGTGAAGAACACCGCCTTCAAATTGACGTCGACAACATCATCCCAGTCGCTTTCGCTGAAATCCGTCGCATCGGCGCGGCGGATGATGCCGGCATTGTTGACCAGAATATCGATCTTTTCATCCGCAAACACATCGCGGGCCGCCATCGGGTCGGCGAAATCGAGGACCAGCTCGCGCCCGCCTTCGATCTGCGCCACGGTTTCAGCGCAGGACCGGCGTCCCGCACAGATCACCTGAGCACCCGCGCGCGCCATGGCAATTGCGATCGCCTGGCCGATGCCGGTATTGGCGCCCGTCACCAGAGCGGTTTTTCCATCGAGGGAAAATGCGTTCACCGAAGATCCCCCATGGCGACCATGTCCATATCGGTGAAGTCCACATTGTCGCCAGCCATCGCCCAGCAGAAGGTGTAGGCGCCGGTGCCCGCACCGCAATGGATCGACCAGGGCGGCGAGATCACGACATCCTCATTGGCCATCACGAGATGGCGGGTTTCGTCGGGCTGCCCCATGAAATGGAAGACCCGCTGATCCGCATCCAGCTCGAAATAGAGATAGGCTTCCATGCGCCGGTCATGCAGATGCGCGGGCATGGTGTTCCAGACCGAGCCGGGTGCAAACTGGGTGTAACCCATCAGAAGCTGGCAGCTCTCGGCCACTTCCGGATGCAGGAACTGCAGGATAACCCGCTCGTTCGAGGTTTCAGCCGACCCCATCTCGACCCGGCGCGCGTCTTCGATCCGGATCAGCCTGCTTGGGCAGCTCCGGTGCGCCGGCGCCGAGAGAATGTAGAACCGTCCACCGCCCGACAGCGTGACCGGGCCAGATCCCATGCCCAGATAAAGCACATCGCCCTTGTTGACGGTGTAATCCGTTCCGCCAGCCGAAACCGTGCCGCTCTCGCCGATATTGAGGATCCCCATTTCACGGCGGTCAAGAATCGAGGGCGTGCCGCATTCCTTGACGTGGTCGAGAACCAGCGAACCGCCAGCAGGTACGGCGCCACCCAGCACCAGCCGGTCGTAATGGGTGTAGACAAGCCGGATTTCGCCGTCAGCAAAGAGGCCATCGGCATGGAAGTGCGAGCGCAAGCCAGCTGTATCGAGGCCTTTGGCTGTGGCCGGATCGATGGCGTGGCGGGTTTCAACAGTCAACATGGGCAATACCCTTCATGGGTTGGATGTGAGAAAATCATCGCGCCGCGGCGCAAACGTGTCGATCAGGGTTCCCGGCTCCAGGCAACGGCATCCATGCACCGCATTGGAAGGGATGACAAAGCTCTGTCCGCCCGCGACCTCGAAGGTCTCACCGGCTACGGTGAAGGCAAAGCGTCCCGATTCCACATAGGTGGACTGCACGTGCGGATGGCTGTGCAGCTTGCCCTCCGCCCCTTCCGCGTTGAAGCGGAAGGCGACGACCATCAATTCCGGGCTGTCGCTGAGGACCTGCCGGGTGACGCCCGGATCGGCGGGAACTTCGGGGAAGGATTTCAGGATCATGGTTTCAACCTCAATGGAAAAGCGAAGGCAGCCAGAGTGACAGCGCAGGAATGTAGGTCACCAGCAACAGGGTGAAGACCGCGGCCCCGTAGAATGGCCAGATCGTCCTGATCGCATCCCAGACGGAGATACGGCCGACCGCACAGCCGACGAAAAGCACAGTGCCAACTGGAGGCGTGCAGAGACCGATGCCGAGATTGAGAACGAGGATCACCCCGAAATGCACCGGATCCACACCGAAGGCAACGGCGACCGGGAGGAAGATCGGTGTGGTGATGACGATCAGCGGTGACATGTCCATGAAGGTGCCAAGCATCAACAGGACCAGGTTGATCATCAGCAGGATGATGATCGGGTTGTCCGAGACCGCCTTCATCAATGTCACGAGTTCAGCCGGAATTCGAAGAAAGGCAAGCAGCCAGCCGAAGGACGCCGCGCAGCCGATCACCAGCAGCACCATGGCGGTGGTACGAACGGCCGCTTTTGTCGCCTCCACAAAACTGTCCCAGTGCATGGTGCGATAGGCCAGCGTCGTGACCAGCAGCGCATAGACCGCGGCAATGCAGGAGCTCTCGGAAGCGGTGAAGATGCCCGAGCGAACGCCACCGAAAATGATGACGATCAGCAGGATGCCCGGGATCGCATTGAAGAAAATCGCCCCCAGCATGGCCCAGCCGGGAAACGTCTCGGTCGGATACCCCGCCTTGCGGGCAACAAACCAGGCGGTGATCATCAAGGAAACCGCGAGCAACAGGCCGGGGATGATACCGGCCGTGAAAAGATCCGCGATCGACAGGCGACCGCCGGCGGAGATCGAATAGATGATCATGTTGTGGGACGGTGGCAGCATCAGCGCGATGATCGAGGAGACCACCGTGACATTGACGCCATACTCGACGCTGTAGCCCTTTTCCTTCATCTGCGGGATCATCAGTCCGCCGATCGCGGTCGCATCCGCAGCCGCAGAGCCGGAGATGCCGCCGAACAGAACGGAAGCGGTGATGTTGACCTGTCCCAGGCCTCCGCGCATGTGACCGACCATGGCCCCGGCAAGGGCCACCAGCCGTCGCGCGATATCCCCGCGCACCATCAGTTCGCCCGCAAAAATGAAGAACGGAATGGCCATCAGTGCAAAAACCGAAACCCCGGAATTCAAGCGCTGAAACACCACCACCGGCGGCAGGCCGAGATAGAGAACCGTCGCGAATGAGGACACGCCAAGACAGAAGGCCACCGGAGTGCCGATCAGGAGCAGGAACACGAAGGTTCCAAAGAGAATCCAGACTTCCATGATCAGTCTTCCACGAGATCTGCTTCGCCAAAGCGAGCGGTGGGCATGCCGGCGGCCCGTCGGGCCAGCCGCTCAAGCGAAAACAGCACGACGAGAACACCGCCGCCAACAATCGGCAGGAAATCGAAGGCCCCGGAAATACCCAGCGACGGCAGCTTGACGTCCCAGGCCGACAGCGCCAGCTGGGATCCAAACCACACCATGCCAAACCCGAAGCCCACGACGACAAGGTCGGAAATGCTGTAGAGCCAGAGCTTGGCGGTCTCGGGGAGAAAATACAGCAGCACATCAAAGCTAAGATGGTAGCCTTCCCTGATGCCGACCGCAGCACCGAGAAAGATGAACCAGCCCATCAGGATGACAGCCGCTGGCTCACTCCAGACCAGCGAGTCATTGAAGATGTAGCGGGCGACCACCTGGGCGGTGATGAACACCGTCATCAAAATGAGTCCGGCAGCAGCCAGCCACAGCGCAACACGCGCGACATGGCGCAAGGCCCGCGCGACAGCTTTCATCATATCCTGCACTTCAACCCCCGAAATACGGGACAAGGGAACGGCCATGGCGGGCAATCCGCCATGGCCTCAAGCGAGTGATCAATCGGTTGCGCGAATGCGGGCAACCATGTCCTTGAGCTTGTCCGACGTGACATGCTTTTCATAGACGCTGTCCATCGCGGCCATGAAGGGCGCCTTGTCGATCTCGGTGATCACCTCGACACCGGCAGCGCGGACTTTTTCCTCGGAAGCCTTTTCACGGGCGACCCACATCTCGCGCATCACCGGAACGGAATCCTTGGCGGCCTGACGCACCGCTGTCTGGTCTTCCGCCGAAAGCTTGTCCCAGGATGCCTTGGACATCACCAGGACCTCCGGAACGATCAGGTGTTCGTCCAGTGTGTAGTAACCGGCAACTTCGAAGTGGCCTGAGGATTCAAAGGACGGCCAGTTGTTTTCAGCACCATCGATGACGCCGGTCTGGATCGAGGAATAGACCTCGCCGTAAGGCAGCGGCGTGGCATTGGCGCCCAGTGCGGTCATCATGTCCACGAAGATGTCGGACTGCATGACGCGGATCTTCATGCCCGCCAGATCTTCGATCGACTTGATCGGCTTGACCTTGTTGTAGAAGCTGCGCGAGCCGCCATCATAGAACGCAAGACCGACATAGCCATGCGGTTCAAAAGCCTTGAGGATGTCTTCACCGACCGGGCCGTCCATGACGCGGTGCATGTGGTCAACGCCCTTGAACACGTAAGGCAGGGACACAACCTTGGTTTCCTCGACAAGATTGTTGAACGGTCCCATCGAGACGCGGTTCATGTCGATCACGCCGAATTTGGTCTGTTCGATCGTATCCTTCTCCTGGCCGAGCTGTGCGGAATGGAACACCTCGATGCAGATGCGCCCATCGGTGCGCTCCTCGAGAAGCTTGCCCATGTGCTTGACGGCTTCAACGGTGGGATACCCATCCGGATGCGTATCAGATGATTTCAGGGTCATTTCGCAGGCGCCGGCGGCCATGGCCATCGCAGCCGTGGCCAGCAGAGCACCAGTCAGTGTTTTCATGAGTTTCATTGTTCATTCTCCTCCCAGAATGGCTCTCAGAGCCGATAGGCTTGCTTTGCAAGCCGGTATGCGAGGTCATTTGCGACCTCAAAAGCATCCTCGTTCGACAGCCGCCCGGTGGCGACCAGCGTGGCGAGGAAAGCGCAATCCACCCGCCGCGCGACATCGTGGCGGGCAGGAATGGAACAAAAGGCACGGGTGTCGTCATTGAAGCCGACGGTGTTGTAGAAACCCGCCGTTTCCGTCGTCATTTCACGGAACCGCCGCATCCCCTCGGGGCTGTCATGAAACCACCAGGCCGGACCGAGCTTGAGTGCCGGATAGGCGCCTGCGAGCGGGGCCAGTTCACGCGCGTAGCTGGTTTCATCCAGGGTGAACACGATGATGGTCAGATCGGGTTCCAGACCGACAGCATCCAGAAGCGGCTTGAGAGCCCGCACATAATCGGTGCGCGTGGGAATATCGAAGCCCTTGTCACGGCCAAACGCCGCCGCAATCGGATCTGAATGGTTGCGGAAACTGCCGGGATGAATCTGCAGCACCAACCCATCTTCAAGGCTCATGCGCGCCATTTCGGTCAACATGTGGCCACGGAAAGCATCCGCTTCCTCGGCCGAGCACGCACCCTTGAGCGCTTTGGCAAACAATGCAGCAGCGGTGGAAGCGGCAAGGTTTTCGGTGCGCGCGCTCGGATGCCCGTGATCGGACGAGGTGGCCCCATAGGACTTGAAAAAGGCGCGGCGGATGCGGTGGGCGCGCAGATAGCCTTCCCAGTCCGACGTGTTTTCGCCGGTCAACTCACCGAACCGCTCCACGTTCTCAGCGAATCCCGCAAATTCCGGGTCGACGACAGCGTCCGGACGATAGGCCGTCACAACCCTGCCCTGCCAGCCGCTGTCCCTGATCATCTGATGCCAGCGCAGATCATCAAGCGGGCTCTCGGTGGTGGCAATCGCCTCGATGTTGAACCGCTCGAACAGGGCCCGCGGCAGGAATTCGGGACGGGCCAGGCAGTCGGCAAGATGATCATAGGTCTCGTCAGCCGTCGCCGCCGACACTGGCGTCATCATCGCGAACACATCCTGGAATGCATGATCGAGCCACAGCCGCGAAGGCGTGCCGCGAAACAGATGATAGTTCTCGGCAAACAACCGCCAGATCTTACGGCCATCGGTTTCAGTGGGACCGCCATCGGCCCGCGGCACACCGAGGCTTTCAAGGCTGATGCCCTGCGAGAACAGCATCCGAAAGACATAGTGGTCAGGCGTGATGAAAAGTTGCGCAGGGTCGGGAAACGGCTTGTTCTCGGCATACCAGCGCGGATCCGTATGCCCATGCGGACTGATGATCGGCATGTCGGCGACACTCTGATAGAGTTCACGGGCGATTCCGCGGCTTTGCGGATCGACCGGAAACAATCTGTCAGGAGCCAACTGTGTCAATCTAACCCTCCCAGGCGGACCTTCTTTTTGCAGGTCTTTCAATCAAACTAGTAATGTAATATGCTAGTATGCAATTCAAGTCAACGGAGTGACCGCATGTCCGTATCGTCCCCTTTGCGGGCCCTCGAACCACTCAACCGCCCGTCTGTCGCGGACACGGTTTTTGATGAACTGCACAGTCAGATTATTCTTTTGGAGTTGGCGCCCGGCACCAAGATGTCGGAGGCTGAAGTCGCCAAGGCCCTCGGCGTTTCACGCCAGCCGGTCAGAGACGCGTTCTACCGCCTGTCCAAGCTCGGGTTCCTGTCGATCCGCCCGCAACGCGCGACCCTTGTGTCCCACATTTCCTCAGCCGCAGTGCTGCAGGCACGCTTCATCCGCAACGCCATTGAAGCCGAAACGGTGCGCACCGCGTGCCGGGTGCTTAAGCCTGAAGACTTCAGCGGGCTTGATACCGTGCTCGATGCGCAGCACAAGGCGGTCAAGGCAAGCGACCCAGTGAGTTTTCATCAGCTCGACGATCAGTTTCACAGAGAGATTTGCGAGCGCTCGGGCCTTGCCTTCGCGTGGGATATCATTCGCGAAAACAAGGCGCATATGGACCGGGTACGGTTTCTGTCCCTCTCCTTTGCCTCCAATGACGCCTTCAATGATCATGTTGAAGTGATGGAGGCCATAAGGGCCCGCGACGAGGAACGTGCCATGAAGTACATGCGCAAGCACCTCTCACGCATCAAGGAGCAGATAGTCCGGATCAGGGCCGATCATGTTCAGTATTTCGCAGACGAGAGCGATGCATGACGCAGACATTCCTGTCGATCGGCGAATGCATGGTCGAGATGGCCCCAAAGGGCACCGGTGACTATCAGCTTGGATTTGCCGGCGACACGCTCAACACCGCCTGGTACGCAAAGCACGCTCTTGGGCCCGGTTGGGACGTTGCCTATTTCACGGCTGTTGGACAGGACGCGCTCTCGGAACGCATGTGCAGCTTCATGGATACGGCAGGTATCCGCACCAACCACATCCGCAAGCTCCCGGATCGCACGGTAGGGCTCTATCTAATAGAACTCAGCAACGGCGAGCGCAGCTTCGCCTATTGGCGGTCGGACTCCGCAGCGCGACAACTGGCCGCCGACCGTGCCGCCCTGGCGAAAGCTCTCGGGTCGGCGCAGGTGATATTTTTTTCAGGAATCACCATAGCGATCCTGTCACCCGCACACCGCCTGACGCTGCTTGGGAGTCTGTCACAGGCACGCCAAAACGGTGCGACCATTGTCTTCGATCCGAACCTCAGACCGCGGCTTTGGAACACCCCCGAAACTATGCGCGATGCGGTGATCGCCGCAGCCAAGGTCAGCGACATCGTCATGCCTTCCTTTGACGACGATGCTCTGGCGTTCGGCGACAAGACGCTCGAGGCAACCGCACAGCGCTATGCCGATGCCGGCGTTCCCCTTGTCGTCGTCAAGAACGGTGCCGGCCCAATGATCGCGTTGGACAAGGGCAAGATCGAACATTTCACCCCTGCCCCGGTGAGTGAGATCGTTGACACCACGGCCGCCGGCGACAGCTTCAACGCTGGCTTTCTGGCAAGCTATCTCGACAGCAAAGATCTCCCCCGGGCTCTTGCCGCAGGGGCCGAGCTGGCGGCGAAGGTCATCACACGCCATGGTGCGCTGGTCGATCCCGAGGGCCTAACAAGCGCTTGAGCGGGGCAACCCGTATCCGGGTCAGGGCTTGTAGGGTTCACCAAGCGATGCCACGCCGTTCAGCTTGAGCAGCCGGCGGTTGGACGAGATGATCCCCAACACGATGATCGTCACCAGATAGGGCAGGCTCGCAAGCAGCTGCGATGGCAGTTCCACACCCGTCGTCTGAGCGGCAAGCCCGGCAAGCGAGACGGCGCCGAAGAGACAGGCGCCCAGGAAGATCCGGCCTGTCAGCCAGGTCCCGAAGACCACAAGCGCGATCGCAATCCAGCCGCGTCCAGCAATCATGCCGTCAGCCCAGAGCGGGGTGTAGACCGTCGACGCATAGGCTCCGGCAAACCCTGCCATGGCACCGCCTAAAGCCACCGCGCACACCCTGATCAGGATGATCGGATAACCGATGGAGTGAGTGGCCTTGGGATTTTCGCCCGCGGCCCGCAGGATCAGGCCTGTCTTGGTGCGCGCGAACACAAACCAGACACCGAGGGTCGCCAGCAACGACAACCAGACGACAATGTCCTGGGTGAAGAGACCGCCCACAAGCGGCAGATCGGAGAGACCCGGGATTTCAATTTTCGGGATCCCGCGGATCGTCAGGCTTTCATAGGATTTGCCAAACAGGGCCGAAAGCCCCTGCCCCAGGATCCCGATCGCCAGACCCGCCGCCACCTGATTGGCCTGCAGCCCGATGGCAACAAAGGCAAACAGCAGCGACAACATAGCGGCCGAGATCCCGGCTGCAATGAAACCGGCAAAATGGCCGCCGCCATTGTAAACCACGATAAAGCCAATCGCGGCGCCAAGCGCCATCATGCCTTCAACGCCGAGATTCAAAACACCGGTGCGCTCGGCCACAAGCTCGCCCAGCGCAGCCAGCAGAAACGGTGTGGCCGCCGCCAGCATCCCGGCGAGAACAAACTCGATCGCGTTCATGCTTCACCTCGCTTGAGCTGATCAACCCATTCCAGCCGGTACCGGACAAAGGTGAAGGCGATCAGATAGCAAAGCAGGATGCTGCCTTGAAACACACGGACCGCCGCAATCGGCAGATCGGCAGAAACCATGGCATTGTCACCGCCAATATAGAGAACCGCCATGACGAATGAGGCGAACACGATGCCGATGGGATGCAGGCCGCCGAGATAGGCAACGATGATACCGGCATATCCGTAGCCGGTCGAAATCGAGCGCTGCAACTGCCCGATTGGACCTGCAACTTCCGCAGCGCCAGCAAAACCGGCCGCCAGGCCACCGATCAGCAGTGACAGCCAGATCGTCCGGGATTCCGAAAACCCGGCATAGCGCGCGGCGGCCGGCGCCAGACCGCCCACCTCCAGCTTGTAGCCCTGAAAGCTCCGCTGCATGAAAATGAAAGCCAGCACGGAGAAGAACAGACCGAACAGCAGCGATATGTTGACCCGCGTTCCCTCAAACAGGATCGGCAGCATCGCGTCATACTGGAACATCACGGTTTGCGGAAAATTGAACCCAGCCGGATCCTTCCAGGGGCCGAGCAGCAGATAGTTGAGCAATTGCGCCGCCACCAGGCTCAGCATCAGCGAGACCAGAATCTCATTGGCATTCAGACGTGCCCGCCAGAAGGCGGTGATCGACGCCCAAAGCGCCCCGCCCACAGCCCCCAGCAACAGCATCGCGGGCCATATCCAGACACCGGTGGCTTCTGGATACATCACCGGAATGGCTGACGCGAAAATGGCCCCGAGAATGAACTGCCCCTCTGCCCCGATGTTGAAGATCTTGGCACGAAAGCCGATGGCCAGCCCCTGTGCCACCAAAAGCAGGGGCCCCATTTTCAACAACACCTCAGAGAAGCCGTACCAGGATAGAAACGGCTCAAGCAGCATTGCGTAGAAGACCCCGACAGGGTTCTTTCCCATAATCAGGTAAAGCGCCAGATTGAGAATGGTTGCCGCCACAAGCGCCACCACCGGCGCCAGCGCCGTCATCATCAGCGAAGCCCGTTCACGGCGGACCAGACGAAAACCGAACATCGAAGCCAACCAACTCATCCCGCAATCGCTTCCTTGCCGGCTTCAGCACCAATCATGAAGCGGCCGATGTCCTCG
The DNA window shown above is from Hoeflea phototrophica DFL-43 and carries:
- a CDS encoding alanine/glycine:cation symporter family protein codes for the protein MPLTVAATGLTSVAQAQEAMSFDQQVNEVFAAVTGPFVSFIFAPIPGTGFPWIVMWLVIAASVFTIYFGFVQFRFFAHSIGLVKGDYSDPNDAGEVSHFQALATALSGTVGLGNIAGVAVAVGIGGPGATFWMILAGLLGMASKFTECTLGVKYRNEYEDGTVSGGPMYYISKGFAELGLPGGKILAVLFSIFCILGAFGGGNMFQANQAHAQIAGIVGDYPGWITGIVFAAVVFAVIVGGIKSIANVTEKVVPFMGILYVGAALVILLVNYDMIGWAFGQIFAGAFTGLGVAGGFVGALIQGFKRAAFSNEAGVGSAAIAHSAVRTKEPITEGFVSLLEPLIDTVVICTMTALVITISQQLIVDPATGLYQLNEAGTAIATVGDVSGVALTSAAFGSSISWFPYVLAVAVVLFAFSTMISWSYYGLKSWTYLFGEGKNTELSFKILFCVFIVIGAAASLGPVIDFSDAAIFAMAVVNIFALYFLMKVVKKELISYSARLEAGEIRKFKH
- a CDS encoding universal stress protein; this encodes MGTKLIVGLDGHGSGDRAVTYARKLAGLIGDCELLLVYVVEWSPYSFQTAEENEQRHKRREEEISTAMQRVVDPAVAKLHADGVKASGKVRHGDVASILMMVAEEEAAEQIVVGRSSEGGFAKRIFGSATSNLVMQASVPVTVVN
- a CDS encoding winged helix-turn-helix transcriptional regulator is translated as MRRVLDHIDRRILNELQANGRISIVDLAERVHLTKTPCSERVKRLEREGVISGYGATIAPTEVDMGHVMIVHVNLSKTSDSSLEDFNRAVKLIPEVQMCLMIAGPFDYMLKVRTRDINQFRILLGDQISQLPSVSQTHSFAVMESVKETKVIELPA
- a CDS encoding mannitol dehydrogenase family protein, giving the protein MSMEDGLPADPERLRRSAAPKVGAGIVHLGLGAFFRAFGAIYIEDAVRTSGGDWGIIGVSLQSAGTRDKLAGQDFVYNAVTQNNDGTESHRTVEIIRDVLVAPEDPEAVVAAMADPAIRIVSLTVTEKGYCHDPATGMLKLDHPDIRHDLSNALPRSAPGFLVRALQRRREAGVPPFTVLTCDNLPENGKLVRRAVIDLAQQIDPALAGWIGEQGRFPSTMVDRITPATKPEDVASLGRKLGYLDQAPVMCEPFRQWVIEDDFVPSYGDKARPDLAVAGAELVRDVTAYELMKLRMLNGTHSSLAYLGYLAGHETISDAVADPAFARFVKRLWREEIIPSFKAPDGVDLAAYADALFERYSNIAIRHRTWQIAMDGSQKLPQRILGTISDNLSAGRESPGLVLAVAGWMRYVGGIDEKGEPIEVKDPLAERLRALSGQAGTPEEKVAALLGVREVFSAQMAEALPVPLTKAYARLCDIGARACVGEIA
- the kduD gene encoding 2-dehydro-3-deoxy-D-gluconate 5-dehydrogenase KduD, whose translation is MNAFSLDGKTALVTGANTGIGQAIAIAMARAGAQVICAGRRSCAETVAQIEGGRELVLDFADPMAARDVFADEKIDILVNNAGIIRRADATDFSESDWDDVVDVNLKAVFFTCQAFGKAVLARGGAGSIVNIASLLSFQGGIRVASYTAAKHGVAGITKLLANEWAAKGINVNAIAPGYIETNNTEALRNDPDRNKAILERIPAGRWGEPDDIGEAAVFLASPAAKYIHGAVLNVDGGWLAR
- the kduI gene encoding 5-dehydro-4-deoxy-D-glucuronate isomerase; the encoded protein is MLTVETRHAIDPATAKGLDTAGLRSHFHADGLFADGEIRLVYTHYDRLVLGGAVPAGGSLVLDHVKECGTPSILDRREMGILNIGESGTVSAGGTDYTVNKGDVLYLGMGSGPVTLSGGGRFYILSAPAHRSCPSRLIRIEDARRVEMGSAETSNERVILQFLHPEVAESCQLLMGYTQFAPGSVWNTMPAHLHDRRMEAYLYFELDADQRVFHFMGQPDETRHLVMANEDVVISPPWSIHCGAGTGAYTFCWAMAGDNVDFTDMDMVAMGDLR
- a CDS encoding cupin domain-containing protein, producing MILKSFPEVPADPGVTRQVLSDSPELMVVAFRFNAEGAEGKLHSHPHVQSTYVESGRFAFTVAGETFEVAGGQSFVIPSNAVHGCRCLEPGTLIDTFAPRRDDFLTSNP